A window of Ignavibacteriota bacterium contains these coding sequences:
- a CDS encoding 30S ribosomal protein S18: MIAHRRPPRRRPNAIAKRRPDPFHGKDAIFLDYKESKFLERFTNDQGKILPRRLTGLSAKNQRVVVEAIKRARYMAFLPFVGEGLK; the protein is encoded by the coding sequence ATGATTGCCCACAGACGTCCGCCTCGCCGCCGCCCGAACGCCATCGCGAAACGCCGTCCGGATCCGTTTCACGGAAAAGACGCGATCTTTCTCGATTACAAGGAATCGAAATTCCTCGAGCGCTTCACGAACGATCAGGGAAAGATTCTTCCCCGTCGTCTGACCGGCCTGTCCGCAAAAAATCAGCGCGTTGTGGTCGAAGCGATCAAGCGCGCCCGTTACATGGCGTTCCTGCCGTTCGTCGGCGAAGGCCTCAAATAA
- a CDS encoding enoyl-CoA hydratase/isomerase family protein: protein MADSVVISSIDSILLISLNRPEKRNALDADMVRELQSALDEGARDDAVRVMVLMSEGEAFCAGADLAYLTALGEASTLENAADSLQLMEMMYALRTFPKPVIAKVQGPALAGGCGLAIACDIVVASENASFGFPEVRIGFVPAIVMKLLTDRVGTGIARELLLRGNAVDADTAQQLGLVNYVVDPDDLNSSVERLAFEFAQKVSPQAVRMTKQLLLETSSMDLAGAMRHAAAWNAIARSSDDFRTGLGAFLGKQKIHW from the coding sequence ATGGCTGACAGTGTCGTTATCTCGTCGATCGATTCGATTCTTTTGATATCGTTGAACCGTCCGGAGAAGCGCAACGCGCTCGATGCGGACATGGTGCGCGAGCTGCAGTCAGCGCTGGACGAGGGCGCGCGTGACGACGCGGTGCGTGTCATGGTACTGATGTCGGAAGGAGAGGCGTTCTGCGCGGGGGCGGATCTTGCGTATCTGACCGCGCTCGGAGAGGCCTCGACGCTGGAAAACGCCGCCGATTCGCTGCAACTGATGGAGATGATGTATGCACTGCGCACCTTTCCGAAACCGGTGATAGCAAAAGTGCAGGGACCCGCCCTTGCGGGAGGGTGCGGACTCGCCATCGCCTGCGACATTGTCGTGGCGTCGGAGAACGCGAGCTTCGGCTTCCCCGAGGTGCGTATCGGCTTTGTGCCCGCCATCGTCATGAAACTGCTCACGGATCGCGTCGGAACGGGGATCGCGCGCGAGTTGCTGCTGCGCGGCAACGCCGTGGATGCCGACACGGCGCAACAGCTCGGACTCGTCAACTACGTCGTCGATCCCGACGACCTCAACTCGTCGGTCGAACGTCTCGCCTTCGAGTTCGCGCAGAAGGTATCGCCGCAGGCCGTGCGCATGACCAAACAACTGCTGCTCGAAACATCATCCATGGACCTCGCCGGCGCCATGCGCCACGCCGCCGCGTGGAACGCCATCGCCCGCAGCTCCGACGACTTCCGCACCGGCCTCGGCGCGTTTCTCGGGAAACAAAAAATTCACTGGTGA
- the rpmE gene encoding 50S ribosomal protein L31, which produces MKENLHPRYYTCEVHCSCGAHFVTRSTRQTLKVEICSECHPFFTGKQKIIDSAGRVEKYNRRYAGFNAAKQKTKEVTA; this is translated from the coding sequence ATGAAAGAGAATCTCCACCCCCGATATTACACGTGCGAAGTGCATTGTAGCTGCGGCGCACACTTCGTGACGCGTTCCACACGTCAGACGCTCAAGGTCGAAATCTGCTCCGAGTGCCATCCGTTCTTCACGGGGAAGCAGAAGATCATCGATTCGGCCGGTCGTGTCGAGAAGTATAACAGACGCTATGCCGGATTCAACGCCGCAAAGCAGAAAACCAAGGAAGTGACAGCATGA
- the rpmB gene encoding 50S ribosomal protein L28 gives MSRTCQVTGKKPLVGNHVSHAHNRTKRRQLPNLQSKRIYIPEEKRFVTVRITARALKTVNKKGARAVLAKAGLL, from the coding sequence ATGTCCCGTACATGCCAGGTCACCGGTAAAAAGCCGCTCGTGGGCAACCACGTGTCACACGCGCACAACCGCACGAAGCGCCGCCAGCTCCCGAATCTGCAGAGCAAGCGCATCTACATCCCCGAGGAGAAGCGGTTCGTGACGGTGCGTATCACCGCCCGCGCACTGAAGACCGTCAACAAGAAGGGCGCGCGCGCCGTGCTCGCAAAAGCGGGTCTTCTGTAA